The genomic window AGAATATCTCCTAGCAGACACTTTTGGGTGAAGTCTACAAACTTCTTTCATGTGTGCAATCCAGCATGATTTTGCAGAATACCCATAGGTTTCTTTAACAAATTCTTGAATTTGTTTATAAGTAGCCATATTTTGCATCCCTTTTTTGGGTAATTATACAATGTTTGTAGGCATTTAACATTAGTATAGAAAGGATGCGTAAAAAAGTGTAGGTTAGTTTTAAAGGAGTGATAATTATGGAATTAAAAGCTTTTAATGAATTTTTATATTTACATAAAATATTACCATTCAAAGAAAATGAGAAGTGGAAAAAAATAACAACAGAGTACAAATTTAAAACTAGGGAAGAGTTGAAAGTACATAATAAAGAAATTGGTAGAAAATTGAAGGAATTCGGATTTAATAAAGGTTTATACATATATGTAAATAGTAAATCTGAAATTTTATATATTGGAAAAGGAGTTAATAAAGGTAAAGGCATTTTGGAAAGAATAAAAAGTTACAGTGAAAAAGCCTGTATTGAGGATTACGTACCCAAAAGAAAGAGACACGAGAATTTAATGAATTTATTTAGAACAAATTTTGGAGAAATTAGCATATTTGTATACAACATAGAAAATGAATATGAAGCGATTGCGATTGAGGCCATGCTAACAAGAGTGTTGGATCCCTTATATGTGGACAAATATCTTCAAAATAATTTTTAAGAAACACGAGCTAAGGCACCTTTATTCAGTTGTTTAAAAAAATACTATACAAGGAGGTGAGCTAACGCTCTAGCTCAGCCTCCATAAAATCTAACGACGATGCTGGGCAAGGTCTATTACTCCTAATACTACGTGTGCTAAGCCAAAACCAAAAACGGTATTTGCAATCATCTTATTCGAACCTCGTTTTTGTTTTAAAGCGTAACCGGCAGCAGTAACAGCTGTACCTAATGCAGTTGGAATGATTCCTTCACGAATATTCATAGTAATATCCCCCTACATCGCATTTAGTTGGTGTTTGATCACCACCATTATTGTTGCCTATATAGGTATTAATATGCTATCTACAATGCCTTAGGGAGGCAACTTCTTTTTAGGTAAAATACTCTAATTTTGCTTCGGGGAAAAACTTCTCCATATAAGTGTAAAGATGTTTTTTAATATCCTCTTCTTCTTCTTTTTGATAAATATATTTACCTATTCCATATTTTCCCCATTTATATCTACGTTTTTCTTCATCTAATTCTAATTTTGTCATCGGGTAGTTTTTTTCAATTACTCTTTTTGCCGGCTTTGTAAAACGATGCTGGATAAATTCAAAGGTAAGGTCTTTCTTTGCTTCAGGAGGCAATTCAGCATCTAAACGCTCAAACATATGAAAGTATCCATCCTCCCATCCTTCATGAAGATAGATAGGTGCTACTATAAATCCAAGTGGATATCCAGCTCTTGCAACTTTTCCGGCAGCTTCAATTCTTTTTTCTAAGGGTGAAGTCCCGGGCTCAAAGTTTTTAATGATATAATCTGCATTCACACTAAAACGAAATCTTGTTTTTCCGTTATGTTTAGCATCAAGTAAGTGATCTACATGGTGAAATTTTGTAACAAATCTTAATTTGCCGTATTCTGATTTTCCAAAATGCTCAATGGCTCTTTTAAGAGTATGGGTTAAATGATCAATCCCTACAATATCGGATGTACAAGATGCTTCAAATCTTGTAATTTCTGGAGCACGCTCCTCCATATATTTGTCGGCAGCCTCAAGAATTTCCTCTACATTGACATATGTACGGATATACGGCTTACTTCCCATCGTCGTTTGTAAGTAGCAATAATGACAATGACCCATGCAGCCTGTAGCAAAAGGAATGGCATACTCTGCTGAAGGCTTCGAGGTGTCAAATTTAAGCGTTTTTCTAATCCCAACTACTAGTGTAGACTTGGCTACCCGGTATCTTTGAAATTCGTTATCACCGGGGAGATTTCTTACTTGATTGTGGGAAGTGGTATGCCTTATCTCGATATCTGTCTTATTAAATTTCTCATATAGTTCTTTTCCTAAAGGATAATCTAATGCATCAGGCTCAAAATAAACAAGTTTGGGTGTAAATGGTTTCATTCCAATATCCCTTCTGAATCATATCCATAATAATAATGATAGGCTTGGTTTGCTTCTTCTTCTGTAGTATAAACAGCCATTTCATTGGAGAGCGGATAATAAGTTTCATATAAAAACAAAGCTAATTCATCCGCTTTTTCAGGGTTATTAACAACTGCTGCTACTTGAATATTAGCTACATCTTGGGTATGGGGGTTACGATAAAAAACATAGACAATATCTCCGGCCTGATAATTTTGATTTTCCATTCCATCACCTTCGTTTTATTAGTCCTATTATGATTCTGCCATTCATTCTGAAAAATTATGATTTCTTAATTATGGAAAGGGATGAACATGGAGTAATAAATTTATATTTGGCTCATAATAATTTTGATTTATACAATATGAAGGAGTTGGATGTAACTTGGAAATGAATTCTAGAAACTCTACTGAAGCTGCACTTATCCATTATAAAGAAGGGCTTGGAATGTTTGCCGAAAAAATGCCTGAATTTGTCAGACAGTTTAATTCGTTTACTGAAGAGTGTTTTAAAGAAGGAGCATTAACTCAAAAACAAAAACAGTTAATCGCATTAGGAATAAGTATTCATGCTCAGGATGAGTATTGTATCATCTATCACACAAAAGGATGTCTTGATCAGGGATGCTCAGAGCAGGAAATTCTTGAAGCTGTAGGTGTGACGGCGGCATTTGGTGGGGGAGCTTCCATGAGTCAAGGGGTTACTCTTGTTCAGGAATGTATAAATGAGATGAGTCATTTGAAACAGTAAAAGTGTTAAATGACAGATAACGATTTTGATAAATTTTAGGTGAAATCGTAAAGGTTTCATCTTTTTTGTTGTATATAGGTATTTATATTTGAATAACCTTCTAGGCATTTTGTTCATACCATAATTCAGGAGGGGAAGTCATGGATTCAATAGGGGTCTTTTTACATGAATTGTTAACGCTTTATGGAATTGCCATTTTGGGTTTTATCGCTAGTAAAAGCGGAATCCTGAATGAAAATGCAAATGATGTGTTAACACAATTGATTCTTTACATTACATTACCAGCCTTGATTTTATTTTCATTAGATATCTCATTTTCTTATACGTTAGTCAAAGAATTTTTGACGCTCATCGCTATGTCTGTTTATATACTTGGATTATCCAGTCTTCTAGCCTTTTGGATGAGAAGGCGTTCTCAACTTCTGGAAAAACAAAAAAGTGTGTACGAAGGATTGATCATTTTTGGAAACCAAGGATTTATCGGTTACGCAGTCATTTTTATTGTTTTTGGAAACGAAGGAATTATTTACTTAACGATGTTTAATTTATGTTATTTATTACTTATTTGGTCGTATGGCATATACCTTTTTAGCAAAAATAATAATGTTATGGGATGGAAAAATATATTCTTGAATCCGGGGATTCTATCCACAATAGCAGGATTAGCTATTTTTTTATTGCCGATAGGCTGGCCAAGAATGGTTTCGAATGGTCTTGAAATGGTAGGAAAGATGACAATTCCTCTATCCATGATCATAATAGGAAGTTTAATCGCTAATGTTAAATACATGTCCCTTGTTTCCGCGTTGAAAAATAGCTCACTGTGGAAAATGGCGATAGCAAAACTTCTATTGATCCCCTTACTGTTAATCCCATTTGCTGCTTTGTCCGTACCAACTTCATTGCTGCTGATCGCTGTTATTGTGTCTGGAATGCCCTCCGCACCAACAATTTCCCTTTATGCACAAAAATATGGCGCTGACGCTTTTTTTGCGTCTTTAGGTGTTTTGCTAACCACATTGTTATGTATAATGACCATTCCGTTTCTATATTTAGTTGTAGATCTTTTAACTCATTAAAATATGATAAAAGCACGATAGTAGAATGGGAATCTAAAAACAGTTATAAAATTATTGCAAAAGACGATTTAAAAAATCTACATGCTGCCTATCTTTGTCTAGCACTTCCTCAATCAATTGGCGGCTTTCTAGGTCTAGATCCCCTTTTACAATTTCTTCAGATATTTGAATCCCATAATAATCTTCTCCTGTTAAAGCACTTTCGATAATACCTGAAGAAGTATCAGGAATCTTAAATTGACTAATAAAGCCTTGAATAGAACCAATAACCCCTTCATCATCTACTGGCGTACCTCCGAGGTTTTGAATTCTTTCCGCAACTTTAAGGGCATGGTTCTTATGATCTTGTTGAATTCTTTGAAATTCACTTTTTATGTAAGGGTCTTTTAATTTTTGTATATGGTGCTCATAAGCATGGATCCCCATGTATTGACCCTTCAGAAATTTATTTAATGTATCTATTACATTGTTAACTTCCATTTGTATTCACTCCTTTTTCTGTGAAAATAATCTTTTATCTGTTAGTAGGTATAGATCATTACTTGAGTGGTCATCCTAAATTTTACAATAAGAAAGCTGAGCTACCTTGTGGAGAGGTATCTCGTATATATTATTGTGGACTTGGCTATACTAACTAGTTTGTAGCGGTTCTTTATATAGCTCTTTGTTGATTAACATAGAGTAAATCGTACGAAGCATTCGATGGCCTGTGGCTACGAGTGCTTTTTTCTTTCCTCTTCTTGCTGCAGTAGACCAATATTTTAGTGCGAACCATTTATTTCTACTTCTCGATGCAGCCCAAGCAGCTTCACATAAAGCAGATTTAATATGAGGATTCCCTTTAGTTGTACGTGTACTCTTTCTCTTTCCTGCACTCTCGTGATTTCCTGGGGATAATCCTGCCCAAGAAGCAAGGTGCTCAGATGAAGGAAACTGGCGCATATCTACCCCGATTTCTGCGATAATTACCGAAGCGGTATTTTTACTTATACCTGGTATAGACGTTAGGATAGCTACTTCCTCTTGGTAGCTTTTAAGTATCTGGTCAATTTTTTGGTCAATTTCATCGGTCAGAGACTCCAAGTATTCAATATGCTTCCAAGACTGTCTGATTAAAAAAAGTTGATGATTGTTAATCGTTCCAAATAAGGAATCGGAAATACTTTGTTTTTTGTGTTGCATCCGTCCATGAATAGAGGATTCTACTTCTTCCTCATCTATATAGCCTTTTTCTAGAAGACGTGCAAGCAACTTTCGGCCAGACACTCCAAAGACATCGGAGATGACGGAACTTAGCTTAATATTCGAACTCTCAAAAGTTTTTTGAATACGGTTCTTTTCAGAAGTGATATGTCCTATCCACTTTTTTCGAAGTCGAGTAAGATCCCGAAGCTCACGTATGTCTGAGGGTGGAATAAAACTTTTTTCTATCAAACCTACCCTTAACAACTTGGCTATCCATTCTGCATCACTTACATCGGTCTTACGACCAGGGACGTTCTTAATCCTTTGGGCGTTAGCTAAGGTGATATCAAAAAAGTCTTCCAGAATATTAAACACTGGCTTCCAATAAACACCTGTACTTTCCATCGCAAGGTGTGTAACTTGTTTTTCTTCTAGCCATTTTAAGAGACGAAATAAATCTTTTGTAAAGGTAGGGAAAGTCTCAATCTCAGTTGTTAACTCGTTATCATCGTTCCCTTTAAGTACACAAACAACAATACTTTCCGCATGAACATCTAAACCTGCACAACGTTCCAACAATACTTCCATCATAACCACCTATTCTTAAACAAGATCATAAACAGGGAACGAGTTTGACAATAAGTATTTTTCTGTCCGTAGTCACCCGATTGCAGGTGCTCACAAAGGGTTGAACTCCAAACTCATTCAAGCAGTTTTTGTTACAGGATCGAGGTCACCAAAAAAAGACACGCACTGAACCTGCTTATGTCATCTATCAGTATGGACGGGGTTTAAACATTTTCATGCCTGGGTTGGGAGTAAAATTTAATCATGTTAGTTTTTGTATATTTTCTTCTATAAATTGCAGGTTATCCCCCTTGTGAAATTTTTGTTTTTGGAAATGATAAGAAGGAAATTCAAAAGACATAAAAAAGGAGTACCAATTAATGAGTAAAGATTTAAAGGAAAAAGTGCTAAAAATTATATCTGATCATAGAACAGGTATCTTGTCATCAGTTGAAAATAATAAGCCCCATTCACGATATATGACGTTTTATAATAACCATTTAACGTTATATACACCAACAAAAAAGGATACTGAGAAAGTAGAGGAAATAGAAAAAAATCCTGCTGTTTCGGTGTTATTAGGTTATGAAAAGAATGGGCAAAGTGATGCCTATGTTGAAATTACTGGGACAGCTGCCATTAATGATTCACAAAAATTGAAAAACCAATATTGGGATGAATCATATAAAAAATGGTTTGACAGTCCAGAAGATCCAAATTACGTGTTTCTACAGGTGCAGCCTGAAACTGTTCGTTTATTAAATATGGATGGTGAGCCGCCTCAAGAACTTACTTTAGGTAATTGAGGAAACTGAGTCTGACTCCATAAATTGGCTCTTCTTTCGATCATTTTAAAGAGAAAGAAGAGCCGTCAATAATTTCAACATCTTTCCTTGTTTTTACCACATCCATTAATTTAAAAAGCGCCTCATCTTTCCTCTTAGCCTCAATCATACAATCAATTTGCGGAACACTGCCTCGTATTACGTTAAGGAATCTAAAAAACATATCGATATCAACATAATCTGAGTGATGGCGAAATGCTTTAGCACTCTTTGGACTTGATATATGCATTTTTATTGGGAGCGGGGAATCTCTCCAAGTCCCCACAACTCTATCCCAGTTGGTTTCCCAATTTGGATCTTGGTGATAGGCAAGATGGTGATGATAATCGAAAACTAGCGGGATATTCAGTTTTTCACATAAGTAAAGTGTGTCCTCTAAGGTAAAAGAAGTATCATCATTTTCAAGCATAATCATTTTTTGAATCTTTTTTGGGACGTCCATCCAATTATCGACAAAACGTTCAAGTGACATGTCGGTTTCTTTATAATTACCGCCAACATGCATGACACAGCGATGAGTCGGGTCAATCCCCATCGCCTTTAATAATAAGTAATGCAGCTTTAAGGTGCTTATTGAATTTTTCAAGATGTCCTTCTTTTTAGAATTGATGAGAACAAAGTGGTCTGGATGAAAATCAATTCTTATATTATGTGTTTTTGCAAAATCCCCAATCTCACGAAGCGGTTCTTTTAACGGTTTTATATAATTCCAATCAAGAAGCTCTTCATGGTTGGCTAAAGGAATAAGGCGAGAGGTTAATCGATAAAAATGAATATCTGACGCTGCATTATGTTTTAACAGTCTTAGTGTATTGTGCAAATTCGATAGTGCAATACGTTCTAATTTCCGAATGGCCGCTTCCCGATCATCAATTTTCTGGAATTGGGCGAAAGTCATTGTTTGCGAAGGGGATGCATTTTTAAGTTCCATACTCATTGCGACATAGCCTAGACGTACAATCGTCATTCATTCCACCTCATCAAAAATATGTCATTCTATTCTCCACGATTACCATTCCACCGCTGCACCTGAAATACGTTTGATACCTCGAATGGCAGCTATTTCTTCAACAAGTCTATGCATAGCAAGGTTCTTTTGTTTTGCTTCTATCATTATGTCAAAGTCTTGATTTAGCTCCTTGGCCATCTTTAAGAAGGGAAGGACAAAATCAAGAGAAACAAAATCAGCATGGGAACGATAGGCTTGATCAGACTTTGGGGAAGAAATGTGGACTTTAGGTACAATATTAAAGTTTTTCCAAGTGTTAAATATACGGGGTAGATAAAGAGGGAGGTCACTCTCCTCATTATTCGCCATATAGTGATGATAATCGAGTACCATTGGAATGTTTTCCTTTTCACAAGTAGTGAGTGTTTCCGGAACATTATACGTTTTATCATCGTTCTCTAGCGTCATATGCTTCTTAATCTTTTCTGGCAATTTTTTTAGATTCTGATGGAATTGGTTTAATGATTTATTTTTATCCCCGTAGGCTCCGCCAATATGAATATTAATTAATCCGGTTTCGAGAGCATTCATGGCTCCCAGCATCTTAAAATGATAGTCCATATCTTTAACTGCATTCATTGTCACTTCTTCTCTTGGGCTTGTGAAAAGTGTAAATTGATTTGGGTGAAAGCTTACTCTAAGCTTAAATTGCTGAACTAGTTTTCCAAGTTCTTCCCATTCATTTTTGTATGGGGTAATGAAATCCCACATCACTTCCGGATGGGTTGCTAAAGGGACAAGTGAGCTGGAAAACCGATAACATTCGATTTCATGCGCAATATTATAATGCAAAATTCTTTTCGTGTGCTGTAAATTTTGTGCTGTTACTGATTTCAGCTTTTCCATTCGCTCATCTTTTGGAAGAGTTGAATAGCGTGCGAAAGTTACAGTTTTTGACGGACTTGCATCCCATAAGCCCAATGCATTTGCTACATAGCCGAAACGAATCTTCATCTGTTTTTTCCCCTTGAATAAGGTTATTTATAAGAGCACAAATCGTAATTTATTTTCTGCAATAATCTATTTCTGTATACAGATTATGAGACGTTATAGCTTTTCTAGAGTTTTAATTGTGAACCGACAGGGTTTGTTTGCGAAACTATGGAGTATATTTGCGAACCGACAGGGTTTGTTTGCGAAACTATGGAGTATATTTGCAAACCGACAGGGTTTGTTTGCGAAACTATGGAGTATATTTGTGAACCGACAGGGTTTGTTTGCGAAACTACAGGGGTGTTTGCGAACCTGCGCTATTCATTTACGAACCGGTCATTTGTTTGCGAAACGCACTCTTCATTGCTAGTGTCTTCAATATTCAGTATAGTTTAGATAAAGATGGTAAATAAATGAAGCTGAAGATAATGAAAGGAGAGGATAGCAAAAAATGTATGAACTTAAGACGAAAGAAACTGATGGCAGCGTCATTGAATTTATCGAAAAAGTC from Bacillus sp. DTU_2020_1000418_1_SI_GHA_SEK_038 includes these protein-coding regions:
- a CDS encoding AEC family transporter, which produces MDSIGVFLHELLTLYGIAILGFIASKSGILNENANDVLTQLILYITLPALILFSLDISFSYTLVKEFLTLIAMSVYILGLSSLLAFWMRRRSQLLEKQKSVYEGLIIFGNQGFIGYAVIFIVFGNEGIIYLTMFNLCYLLLIWSYGIYLFSKNNNVMGWKNIFLNPGILSTIAGLAIFLLPIGWPRMVSNGLEMVGKMTIPLSMIIIGSLIANVKYMSLVSALKNSSLWKMAIAKLLLIPLLLIPFAALSVPTSLLLIAVIVSGMPSAPTISLYAQKYGADAFFASLGVLLTTLLCIMTIPFLYLVVDLLTH
- a CDS encoding transcriptional regulator SplA domain-containing protein is translated as MENQNYQAGDIVYVFYRNPHTQDVANIQVAAVVNNPEKADELALFLYETYYPLSNEMAVYTTEEEANQAYHYYYGYDSEGILE
- a CDS encoding ferritin-like domain-containing protein is translated as MEVNNVIDTLNKFLKGQYMGIHAYEHHIQKLKDPYIKSEFQRIQQDHKNHALKVAERIQNLGGTPVDDEGVIGSIQGFISQFKIPDTSSGIIESALTGEDYYGIQISEEIVKGDLDLESRQLIEEVLDKDRQHVDFLNRLLQ
- a CDS encoding pyridoxamine 5'-phosphate oxidase family protein, whose translation is MSKDLKEKVLKIISDHRTGILSSVENNKPHSRYMTFYNNHLTLYTPTKKDTEKVEEIEKNPAVSVLLGYEKNGQSDAYVEITGTAAINDSQKLKNQYWDESYKKWFDSPEDPNYVFLQVQPETVRLLNMDGEPPQELTLGN
- the splB gene encoding spore photoproduct lyase codes for the protein MKPFTPKLVYFEPDALDYPLGKELYEKFNKTDIEIRHTTSHNQVRNLPGDNEFQRYRVAKSTLVVGIRKTLKFDTSKPSAEYAIPFATGCMGHCHYCYLQTTMGSKPYIRTYVNVEEILEAADKYMEERAPEITRFEASCTSDIVGIDHLTHTLKRAIEHFGKSEYGKLRFVTKFHHVDHLLDAKHNGKTRFRFSVNADYIIKNFEPGTSPLEKRIEAAGKVARAGYPLGFIVAPIYLHEGWEDGYFHMFERLDAELPPEAKKDLTFEFIQHRFTKPAKRVIEKNYPMTKLELDEEKRRYKWGKYGIGKYIYQKEEEEDIKKHLYTYMEKFFPEAKLEYFT
- the uvsE gene encoding UV DNA damage repair endonuclease UvsE, translated to MTIVRLGYVAMSMELKNASPSQTMTFAQFQKIDDREAAIRKLERIALSNLHNTLRLLKHNAASDIHFYRLTSRLIPLANHEELLDWNYIKPLKEPLREIGDFAKTHNIRIDFHPDHFVLINSKKKDILKNSISTLKLHYLLLKAMGIDPTHRCVMHVGGNYKETDMSLERFVDNWMDVPKKIQKMIMLENDDTSFTLEDTLYLCEKLNIPLVFDYHHHLAYHQDPNWETNWDRVVGTWRDSPLPIKMHISSPKSAKAFRHHSDYVDIDMFFRFLNVIRGSVPQIDCMIEAKRKDEALFKLMDVVKTRKDVEIIDGSSFSLK
- the uvsE gene encoding UV DNA damage repair endonuclease UvsE; amino-acid sequence: MKIRFGYVANALGLWDASPSKTVTFARYSTLPKDERMEKLKSVTAQNLQHTKRILHYNIAHEIECYRFSSSLVPLATHPEVMWDFITPYKNEWEELGKLVQQFKLRVSFHPNQFTLFTSPREEVTMNAVKDMDYHFKMLGAMNALETGLINIHIGGAYGDKNKSLNQFHQNLKKLPEKIKKHMTLENDDKTYNVPETLTTCEKENIPMVLDYHHYMANNEESDLPLYLPRIFNTWKNFNIVPKVHISSPKSDQAYRSHADFVSLDFVLPFLKMAKELNQDFDIMIEAKQKNLAMHRLVEEIAAIRGIKRISGAAVEW
- a CDS encoding IS110 family transposase produces the protein MEVLLERCAGLDVHAESIVVCVLKGNDDNELTTEIETFPTFTKDLFRLLKWLEEKQVTHLAMESTGVYWKPVFNILEDFFDITLANAQRIKNVPGRKTDVSDAEWIAKLLRVGLIEKSFIPPSDIRELRDLTRLRKKWIGHITSEKNRIQKTFESSNIKLSSVISDVFGVSGRKLLARLLEKGYIDEEEVESSIHGRMQHKKQSISDSLFGTINNHQLFLIRQSWKHIEYLESLTDEIDQKIDQILKSYQEEVAILTSIPGISKNTASVIIAEIGVDMRQFPSSEHLASWAGLSPGNHESAGKRKSTRTTKGNPHIKSALCEAAWAASRSRNKWFALKYWSTAARRGKKKALVATGHRMLRTIYSMLINKELYKEPLQTS
- a CDS encoding carboxymuconolactone decarboxylase family protein, with the translated sequence MEMNSRNSTEAALIHYKEGLGMFAEKMPEFVRQFNSFTEECFKEGALTQKQKQLIALGISIHAQDEYCIIYHTKGCLDQGCSEQEILEAVGVTAAFGGGASMSQGVTLVQECINEMSHLKQ
- a CDS encoding asparagine synthase, whose product is MNIREGIIPTALGTAVTAAGYALKQKRGSNKMIANTVFGFGLAHVVLGVIDLAQHRR